The Zavarzinella sp. sequence GAATCCGGAATGCCGAACCGCGTTTGAATCACTTCCGGTGAACGTGCAACGACCACAATGCACCGCGAGCCCATGTGTTTGGTCTGGCACATCAATTGTCGCACACCATGGCGGGCAAAGTACGCGAATGCTTCTTCGGGATGTTCTAGAAAATCCCCCACCTGGGAAACATGGACATGAGCCATCGTCGGTGGCACATAAATCAGCCAGCGTGGATCGAACGGCAACCCGCAGATCAATTCCAGCGCAGCGGCAGATTGATGCTCGCGAATGGTGACATTCCCCAGAAAATTCGTGGGAACGACTAGCTTGCCGGAAAAATCCTTGATATTCAGAGTTTCCACCCCACTGATCGGCAGTGGGGGCACAGACTCTGAAGATTCCGCAGGGATGAAAGGCCGTCTTGTGGGTGCGTAAGCAGCCAAGGCAGGCACGCTGCTCAGTTCATTCTCCGGGTAGCGCAGTGCTGTTAATTTGCCACCGAAAACGCACCCGTTATCGATGCAAATCGTGTTATTGTGCCAGGTGGAGTTCCAGCACGGTGTGTGACCGTAAACAACTTTCGCACGCCCACGGTAATTGGCCGCCCAGTCAAGGCGAACTGGCAAACCGTACTGATCGCTTTCATTGGTAGTATCGCCAAAAATGCAGAAAGCGCGAATTTTTTCAGACACTCGCCCGTGGTATTCTTCTTTCATCCCCGCGTGGGCAACGACCAGTTTTCCCTGATCGAAAATCAGATGCAGAGGCAATGATTGGAGAAACTCAACCACTTGTTGTCGAAATTCAGGCGATTGGATTTCGAGTTGCTCCAAAGATTGCTGCAGACCATGGCTGATGGATACATTACTGCCTTGCAGTTTCCGGAGAAGCTTGTCATCGTGATTACCACGCACGCAAAAGATGTTGCCCTGTGCAACACCGCACATGACCAGGTGTAGCACTTCTGGCGTTGCTGGACCACGATCGACCAGATCGCCCACAAAAATCAAACGTCGGCCTTGCGGGTGGGAGATTTGAATCGGCTGTGGGAATATTCCCTGAACTTCGTACCCAAGGTGGTGCAACAGTTGCAATAGCTCCTGGTAGCACCCATGGACATCGCCAATCAGATCGAATGGTCCGGTGCATTCCCGCTGATTGTGCTTCATCCGCTCACGAATCAGTTGCACTGCATTGATTTCATCGATCGAACGCAGCCGCAAAATTCGATGAAAACCTTCGGTGTCCATTTTGGGTTGAAACCGCTGCTGCAGCTTCACCTGAGAAGTAATGACACGTTCGGGTACTGGTCGTGCACGAAGATTGTTTTGCTCTCGACAGATTTTTTCAGGTAGTTCAAAGGTAATTGCCACCACCGGAGTATGCTGGGAACGGGCTAATTGAACAAAATCATGCCGCATTTCGGGCTGTAGATTCGTGGCGTCAATGACTGTCAATCGCAGCCACTTCAGGCGGGTTTCAGCGATTTGCCGCAGATGATGAAATGCCTCTGCAGATACCTGCTGGTTCGCAGGATCATCAGTCAGTAATTCGCGAAAAAAGTCGGAACTCAGCACTTCACTGGCACGAAAATGCTTCGCTGCAAATGTTGATTTGCCGGAACCAGAAGGGCCAACTAGGAGTATTAGACAAAATTCCGGCACTTGAAGTAACATGGATCAGTATTCCATAGGGTTTGAGCAGCACGCCCCAGCATAGACATTCTACATCATCGAAAGTTCGTTACTAGAATACACTCCAGTGGCGTCCGGAAGGTATTTCTCAAACTTTAATAGAAAGGACAACAATGCGTAACCTCTTCCTTGGTCTTGGATTTCTTACCACCTTGCAATTGGCAAGTGCAGCACCCGGTGTCAGCATCAAGCCGTATGGCACTCTGGATGATGGCACAAAAATTAATGAATATGTGCTGCAAAACGGCACCGATGCCAGAATTCATGTGATCAATTACGGTGGGATCATTACCCAGATCCATGTGCCGGACAAAAATGGCAAGTATGCTGATGTGGCATTAGGATGTTCTTCACTGAAAGATTATGTGGAAGGTCATCCTTATTTTGGTGCGATTGTTGGCCGAGTAGCTAACCGCACTGCGAATGCCAAATTTTCGCTGAATGGCAAAGATTATCAATTGTTTGCCAACAATGGCCCCCACCACCTTCATGGTGGCAAGAAAGGTTTCGATAAGGTTGTCTGGGACATCACGGTTCCAGACAAGACCAAACCAGTTCTCGTATTGAAGTATACCAGTAAGGATGGTGAAGAAGGCTATCCGGGCAATCTGTCAATTCAAGTCACTTACACCCTGGATGACAAAAACGCAATCCACTGCGAGTATTCCGCTACAACTGATAAGGCAACTCCGGTGAACCTTACCCAGCATAGTTATTTTAACCTGGCAGGACACGATCAAGGTACCATTCTCGACCACGTGCTGCAATTGAACGCACCGGAATTTACCCGAAGTGACAAAACTATGATTCCCACAGGAGTGATTGCGCCTGTGAAAGGAACCCCGTTCGACTTCACTACCCCCACGGTGATTGGCAAGCGGTTCAAACAACTTGAAGGAGAGCCATTGGGTTACGACTTGAACTTTGTTCTGGTTGCTGGCAGAGAACTGAAACTGGCTGCTGTTGTTATGGAGCCAAAATCGGGACGCACACTGACTGTTTCCACCACTGAACCAGGGTTGCAGTTTTACACAGGCAACTTTCTGGATGGTAAACAAAAAGGGAAAGGCCTTCTTTACAAGCAATATTCTGGGTTCTGTCTGGAAGCACAGCACTATCCCGATTCAGCAAATCAGAAAAGCTTCCCAAGTATCATTCTGAAGCCGGGTGAAAAGTATCAGCAACACACGGTTTATCAATTTGGTGTGGCTAAGTAATTAGTGAAAATTAATGAGTTTTGCCTGGAAGGACCAACTGGTCTGCCCGGAACACTGGCCCATCAACGCATACACGTTGATAATCCCACCCTGTGGCAGTTTTCACCTGGGTCACACAACTGAAACATACACCAAAGCCACAGGCCATTGGTGTTTCCAAAGATACATAGCATTCCTGGTTTCTGGTATTGGCATACCCAATCAGTGCGTGCAGCATCGGTTCTGGCCCACAGCCCACCAGTAAACCCTCTGGTTGCTGCTGAGCAAGAATTTCGGTCACCCTGCCTGTAGTGCCACTGGAGCCATCGTCCGTAGCCAAATGCACTTCACAACCGGCATTCTGAAAATCGTTGATGCCGGCTGCATAAGCTGCCGTACGAACGCCGTAATATAACCGCACTGCGGATGTATATTGCTGGCGTTGCCTGCCTGCGTATGCTTTTTGGCCCAGTAATTCATTGGCATATGCAAGAAAAGGGGTCTGCCCAATCCCTCCCGCAACGCAGTTGACGACTGACCAAGCCTGGGACAGAGGAAAGCCCTTACCAAGCGGCCCCCAGATTTCCAGGTTATTCCCCGGCTGCAGGTGGGTCATTTTCTCGGTTATTTTACCCACAACCAGATAGACAATATCAATCGCAAAATAACTGCCTGTATCATCTGCAATACAGTCATACAACGCAAACGGTCGTCCCAGTAATGGGTCGGTACTGTCAGGAAGACGCACCATGACAAACTGGCCTGGGCTGATCTGCTGGGCAATGGTAGGGCAGATTAACCGAATTTGCCATGTTCTTTCCGCAATTTGCCTGTTCCATACCACGGGAGCTTGCAGTGCATGCATTGGTTACTTTTCCTGCTTGCTGGCCTTTGGCTTTGCTGCTGGAACTTTCTGTGCAGCAGCAGTGCGTTTCATCTCGACAGCCTTGCGTAAGAATTCAATTTCGTGCAACGCTAATTTTCTCGATTTTCCTTTTGCCAGTCGATCGAGTCGGATCGGACCGATTGCTACCCGTTTCAGCCGCACCACCTTGTGTTTCAGGCGAGCAAGCATTCGGCGAATTTCTCGATTTTTCCCTTCTGCCAGCACAATTCGAATCCACGTGCTGTTCCCCTGGGACTTAATTTTTCGAACAAACTTTGCTTTTACCCGGCCATCACTCAACCAGATACCCGTGGTCAACTGCTGTAAATCTGCAGAATCTGGATTCCCGGCCACCTGTACTTCGTAGGTTTTTTCAATGCCATACTTCGGGTGCATCAATTGCTGTGCCAGATCTCCATCGTTGGTGAGCAGCAATAACCCTTCGGAATCCTCATCCAACCGCCCCACAGTATATACTCGTTGCACAACGTGGGGAATGAGGTCCAGTGCCAGTGGTCTGCCATCAGGATCATGATTGCTGCAGATATATCCCGGGGGCTTATTGACTACCCAATAGACATGTTTTTCCAGTTTAATCGGATGATCGTCCAACGACACCTGATCCGTGGTATCATCCACCTGGCTTGTGAGGTCTTTGGTAATTTCACCGTTGATTCGCACCCGCCCACGGATAATCATCTCATCACACTGACGACGAGAGCCACATCCCGCATGGGCAAGAAACTTATTGATACGCAACATTGTCATCTGATTCTCACTTCGAATTTTCGAAGTTTGTTAATTGTTCTTCGAGTTGTTGTTTAATTATGGTTCCAGACAGATCGCCAGGGCTTCCTGAACAGTATTCACCGGGTGGAGCTGAATCCCGCTGACATCCTGTGAATCGAGATCCTTGGCATTCAGTGCGGGAAAAACGACATGCTGTCGCCCTGCCCTCGCTGCAGCCAGGACTTTGTGTCTTACTCCACCCACTTCAGTGACTTCGCCGTGCAGTGCGACTTCGCCCGTAAATGCAAATCCTGCTTTGATAGCCCGATTGGTCAGTGCTGAAACAATTCCTACCACAAAGGCAAGGCCTGCAGATGGGCCTTCTTTGGGTTCTGCTATACGAACTAAATGGACAGCCACCGTTTGCGACTGCAAGCGATTTTCGCTGACACCGAACTCCCGGAAGCGTGCACGGACGATGTTGTACGCCGTACGAACAGAATCTTTGAGCACGCGACCGTGGATACCAGTCACTTCCACGCCCGCAGTACCACGGATACATGAAACCTGAATCAGGATTGTATCACCACCGATTTCCTTGCCATCAGAACTGATGACAGCAAGTCCTGTAACTGCACCAATGACCGATTCTGTATTCAATCGATCCTGGGTGGCTGCAGTGACACTTCTGGAAAGGTCTTTTCCTGCGAATTGCTCGATGCCGGTGGGGGCAATCAGTCGCGGCTTGAATTCGCCAGGCGCCAGTGCAACAAGTTGCTGATGCACCCGCTGTCTAAGTTCACAGGCAAATGTCACTACTTCGTGTAATTCCTCATCCGTAACTTCACCGTGCGGGAATATCAACTTCAACATTCCTGAAGAAATTCGCTCTACCGCATTGGTATCCCGGCGGGTAGCACCTGGCTGCAATTGAATCGAACGCACCCGATCGGAGTAATGGTCCTCACGGAGGCGGGCCAGCACTTCACCAAAATAATCGGTCAGAAAACCGATTCCGTTTGCCAGCATTTCGCGATGGATTTTGGGGATTTCCCAGCCCGGTAAATAACCGTGCATGCGGTCCATAAATGCGGAATCAATCAACTGTTTCGGCAGAGGTTCAAACAAGTGGAGATATTTTTCGTCAGGCAGGCCATCATCCACATCGAGATTACCTGCAAAAACCAGACTTGCATCAGACTGAAAGGCCAGCGAGCCACGGCTGAAGTGGCCACTTTCCATGTAATCTTTTAACGTGGAAATGGTTTCGTCTTCCGAAAAAACTGTGTGGGCAATTTCGTCAAAAACGATCACTTTCCGAGTGCCAAGGATGCCTACCTGTTTTGTTGCCAGATTGACAAACAGATTGGCTGGGGTGGTTTTCCCACCGGACATCGTAAATACTCGTGGGGAAATATTGCGCAAAAGGAATGTTTTCCCCGTTTGACGTGGGCCCAGTTCAATCAGGTTGATATTCCGTTCTACCAATGGTAACAGGCGGGCCAGCAGCAGCCAGCGGGTGCGTTTTTCTGGTACCGCTCCTGGATGATAGCCGCAACTTTGCAGCATCAGTTCTGTCCACTCTTGGGTGGTAAACTTGCTTCGAATTTCCCGATATTCGCTGATGTTCGGCACACCCACCTGAAAAGGGGTGAAAGAGACCAGTTCGTTCGGGTAATCAGAATCGATTTCTGGGGAATAGCGGATTTTCAGAGTGCCCCACATTCCGCCCAGAAGTAAGCCCGGATTGGCCTCCAATAAGCTTCCTGCTACTCGAACCTTATTATCGCTGATCGCCTGGATATTGCCCCACCGTTGGCCCCCACGGAGGTCAACACGAACTTCCACCTGATCGATCAGTGTCACTTCGCCCTTACTGAGCAGGCGTTCTTTCAGAATTTCGCGATATTCCAGGTTTGGTAACAATTCACGGATTTTTTCCTGAATTTTGCCCAGATCGTCCCGCCAGGTAGCAGGTTTCACATATTTTGCAATTAAATATTCCGAAACGTAACGTGGCAGCCCATGGAACGCACTGCTTTGCGTAAGTGCCTTAATCACCACCTTCTCGCCAAGCAGGGCGTGTGCTTTCGTATCAAGTTCAGAAAGTGGGTGTTCATCGAATAAGGCCACAATTACACTCCAAAAATATCATCCAGATCCGGATTATGCCGAATATCTTCCGGTGGCTTGGCGGACGGCAACTCTAACTGTTCGCCCATACTGTCCAGCAGGAAAGTAGCAGATGTGGCGATCGCTTCGCGTTTTCGCAGAGCCAATTCCTGAAACTCGCCTGCATGCTGTTCAAAGCGTGTTGCTGCATAACGATCCATCAGTAAATGATATTGACGGCGTACCAATTCGGCGGTGAGTTCGGTGTCTGTGGCAATTTCCAGATTATTCCTGCACTGTTCGATAGTTGGCTTCGGAGGCTCAGGTGGGGGTGTAATTACCGGGGGTGGTTCTTCTTTTGCCACCACAACGTGCTGTTTTTCACGAATAAATTCCTCAAACCGACGAACATTCTCCCATTCAGGGGTATGATTTCCAGAACCATCTGCGACTTCGCGGATGATTTCGAGTAATTCTGGCCACTCTTTCTGCTGAAAATTGGTAACAACTTCCGCCACCACTTCTTCAAAAGAAGAATTATTCAGCTCCACTTCCTGAAGTAATTTGGGTACCTGGGCTGCCAGTTCTTTGTCCCGTCCGGCATGTCGGATCAGAATTTTGTTAATCGTCGCACGTTCTGCCAATGTTACCCGGCCATCAGATTTTGCAATCACAAAACATAAGCGGCATGCAGTGCGTAATCTGGGTAAACCTGTTGGCTGTTTCTTACTATTGTTTTTTGTTCGCTGTAGTTCCTGAGCAAACAAATCTCCATGGATGATTGCTTCATTTGCCTGCTCAGGCTTCGCTTGTGTGCGACTGGGCGCTGGGGGGTGAGTTTTCTCTTGATTTCGCCGATTTGCCTGATTCATAGTTACCGATTCGGGTTCCGTTTCCTTCCGTGTTTCCGGGTGTGGGGCCTTTTTTGCCATCGCTGGGATAGGCGGCATGTTCTCGGGTGGGAGCTTTCGCAATATAAAATTCAGCATGTGAATATTTTCTGCCAGTTTCTGGAATGGTGCCAGGTGGGCTTGCCAAACCAACAGGTACTGTTTGTCCTGTGCTAAATCTTGTGCCACTACGACACGCCGTTGCTGTTCTTTTGCAATTGCCTGATCACATTCAATTGCTTCGCGACACGCTTTGGCCTGAAAGCGGCTCTCCGCTTCTTTCAGGTGGGATCGGCATACCACTTTAATGCTGGAACTTTTCTTTTCGCCGATACCATCGATTTGCTCGAGAGAATATTCGAGAACTTCATGAACATACTTCAGACCGTGGGCACGCAGGGAGCTAATTGTAGCCGGCCCAATACCAGAATATTTTTCCAGTTGATAAGAAGGCAGTTCATTTAAGTATCGCTCCAGATGGTCTTTTCTGATGATACTGGCAAAGTCTTCATCAATTGTGCGTTGCTTTTCCTGCACCTGCGTTTCAAACTGTCGTAACGCATCGAGTTGTTTTTTCAGCTCTCGATACCAGATAGCCTGAGAAGTTCGACGGTAGAAAGTGAAGTAAATGACCAGTATTGGCAATGCGCAAACCGCACCGATCCCAATAATCAACAGAACAATTTTCATCTGTGCAGACGATTCCAAATGGATCCGATGAAATTAGTGTATCTCTTTGTGAGAGATATGGGAAAGTTGGGGCAAATTTTCAACAATCGACTTCGAAACGGATTTCAATCAGAAGTGGGTCAACAAGTATCAGTTGCAAGACAGGTTAGCTGAGGATTGCTTCAACTGGTTTGCCCACTTTGTCAACGATTCGAATGGGTCGTTGGCTGGGGGTAATATTTTCTTTCTTGTAATCGATTCCAGTCAGTGCACACACCGTAGCCATGAAATCCTGTGCGGAGGTTTTGCCTTCTTCCACAACGGCACCTTCTTTATCGGTGCGGCCATGGACATAACCACCTTTCACGCCACCACCGAACATGGCCAATGACCATGCACGTGGGTAGTGATCGCGGCCTGGATTGGCACTGCGGGTGTTGATGTTTGGTGTACGACCAAATTCACCCATGATGATGACCAGCGTGCTGTCCAACATACTGCGATCCTGCAGATCGGTCAGCAGGGCGGACACTCCACCGTCGACTGCGGGAAGCAGATTTGTGCTCAAGCGACTGAAAATATCCTGGTGATTATCCCAGCCACCAATCGAAACTTCCACGAACGGAACCCCTACTTCCAGAAGTCGGCGGGCCATCAGACAGCTTTGGTTAAAAGTGCCCGACCCGTAGCGTGCTTTCGTTTCGGAAGTTTCACCGGATAAATCGAAAGCTTTGGCTTCTTTCGATTGCATCATGGTGACGGCGCGTGCATAGTTCGTTTTGTGGTCGTTGATCTGCTGTGCACGATATTCGTGATAGAATGCACTTTCCATTTCCTGAAGCAGATCGACGCGATTACTGAACTGTCTGGCACCTACGCTGGCTGCAAGGTCAGCAACACCACTGGTGGGGTTATTGATCACCAGGGGAGAATATTTTGGTCCGAGGAAACCACTTCCGTAGCTTCGTGCACCAATGGTGACATAATTCGGTATAGGCAGTTCTTTATTGCCGATTTCCTGTGCGACAATCGAGCCGATTGAAGGATAGTTCACCCCACCCTGGCCTTCGCGGTAGCCAGTGTGCATCGTGTACTTGGCACGTGGGTGGGCACCTTCTGAAGTGGACATCCCACGGATGATGGTGCCTTTGTGCATGAACTTGGAAAGTTTTGGCAGGTGCTCAGAAATCATCACACCAGGTGCACTGGTTTTGATCTGTTTGAACTGTCCAGCACCTTTGCTGGTAGGTTTCAGATCCCAGGTATCCTTATGGCTGGGGCCACCATCCTGCCAGATTAAAACGATCCGTTTTGCCAGTCCAGTGGGGGCAGCTTGTTCTGCACGTGCAGCCAGCACGTTCATCCAGCCAGACATACCCACACCAAACACACCCATTGATGAGAGTTTCACAAACTCACGTCGGGTTTTTTCATTCATTGGAAACATCAGTTTCTCCTCAATTTATCTGCAAAGTATTCGTGATAAATAACATTGTTTATTAGTGATTCAGTGCAAACTCGCTGGTGTTCACAATCGCCCACAGAACATCCCCCAGGGCCATCCGTGGGTTCTCGTGAGATTTAATGAACTGTTCCAGGCGTGCCACTTCATTTGGCTTTGGTCGTCGGGACAAAGCTGCCAGATACAGTTTCTCTGTCGCTTTCGCAACATCAACCTGACCATTCCGCACGCTGTCTCCAGCGATGGTGTTTGCTGCTAATGCCAAGCGGTTTGCTGCCATCAGGTTACTGTTCATCAATCGCAATGCTTGTGGGATACCAGCTTCATAATCAACTGGCTTCCCTTCTTCGCTGCCCATATAGAACAAAGCAAACTGATCCCGTAAGCCTTGTGGACCACCACGAACTACTTGATTTTTCCGTTTTGCAGCTGCTGCTTTGGCCGTTTCTCCAAGCACTTTTTCGAAAGAATCAAACAATTCTTCGCCAGTCAATACTTTCACATTCATGTGGCTGAAAAAGCGATCATCCAGTTTGTTGCTGTCAATGGTCCTGCAACTACGCTGGTAAGCTTCTGTGTTGCAGATGCAGCGCACCAGATGCTTCACATCGAATCCTGATTTTTTGAACTCGGTGGAGATTTCACTCAACAATTTTGGATTAGACGGATCGTTTTCATCCCACATCTGGCCGTCCATTGTTTTGAAGAAACCGACGCCGAAGTATTGTTCCCACATACGATTGATGAATGCTTCTGCAAAATACTTATTGTTGGGTGATGTAATCCACTTACCCAATGCAGGACGGTATGGTTCCGATTGCAACATTCGCACGTTGCCATAACCTAGCAGTGATGGATTCACGCTTTTCGCTGCTTCTGGAAGTGGGTTAGTTCGACGGCTTATCCGAGTGTCTGTTACTTCCTGCAAACCAGGCGAAGCATTGGTGTCTTTGTTGTTTCTCTGAATTACTGGAGCGACTTTGTAAAAGAATTGTGCCATCCCCCAGTAGTCATCCTGTTTAATTTCAGCAAAAGGATGGTTGTGGCATTGGGCACAGGCAACCTGAATCCCCAGAAACATCTTACCCACACTGTCAGTCATTTTGTCGACACCGCGGTTAGCCAACAAATATGTAGCGGCACCGTTAGTTTTCTGCTCGCCAGTTGCGGTGATCAGTTCATAGGCAATGCTGTCCCACTTCGGAACGGGCTTGTTGAATGATGCTTTCATCCAATCATTCAGTGGTTGCTTTTGCAGAAAACGGTTGTCCGTTTCTAAGGGATACATCAACCGAGCCCAGTAATCGGCCAGGTGACGACCAAAGTTTTCATTTGCAAGTAACTTGTCGATCAGCACAGAACGTTTATTGGAAGAGGCGTCCGAAAGAAACTCCTCTGCCTGTTGTCCAGTGGGGATAACACCCGTGATATCGAGGTACACGCGGCGAAGAAACTCTTCGTCGGTAGTCTTTTCTGAAGGCTGAATCCCTTCTTCCGCCAATTTCTGATTGATTAACGCATCCAGTTTGCGTGCCACCGTCGCCACGGCGGTGGGTTGTACAGGAGAATTCGGCGGGGTAATTTTCGTCAGCAGAGTTCCGGAGGTCCCAATTGTTGCATTGGGATCCTCTTTCATTGGTGCCTTGTTATTTTTTGCCTGTTTCTTCTGCTTCGCTTTGGCTTTGTCCACCTGAGCGAAGCTTTCCTGCTGGCCAATGCTGAACAACGTGACAAGCAACGTCGTAAGTACCGATGCTGCAAGGATCTTGCGTAAAATCTTCATCTGTTCTGTTCTCCCAACTGGTGCAAAGATCAG is a genomic window containing:
- a CDS encoding DUF1549 domain-containing protein, yielding MKILRKILAASVLTTLLVTLFSIGQQESFAQVDKAKAKQKKQAKNNKAPMKEDPNATIGTSGTLLTKITPPNSPVQPTAVATVARKLDALINQKLAEEGIQPSEKTTDEEFLRRVYLDITGVIPTGQQAEEFLSDASSNKRSVLIDKLLANENFGRHLADYWARLMYPLETDNRFLQKQPLNDWMKASFNKPVPKWDSIAYELITATGEQKTNGAATYLLANRGVDKMTDSVGKMFLGIQVACAQCHNHPFAEIKQDDYWGMAQFFYKVAPVIQRNNKDTNASPGLQEVTDTRISRRTNPLPEAAKSVNPSLLGYGNVRMLQSEPYRPALGKWITSPNNKYFAEAFINRMWEQYFGVGFFKTMDGQMWDENDPSNPKLLSEISTEFKKSGFDVKHLVRCICNTEAYQRSCRTIDSNKLDDRFFSHMNVKVLTGEELFDSFEKVLGETAKAAAAKRKNQVVRGGPQGLRDQFALFYMGSEEGKPVDYEAGIPQALRLMNSNLMAANRLALAANTIAGDSVRNGQVDVAKATEKLYLAALSRRPKPNEVARLEQFIKSHENPRMALGDVLWAIVNTSEFALNH
- a CDS encoding pseudouridine synthase; amino-acid sequence: MTMLRINKFLAHAGCGSRRQCDEMIIRGRVRINGEITKDLTSQVDDTTDQVSLDDHPIKLEKHVYWVVNKPPGYICSNHDPDGRPLALDLIPHVVQRVYTVGRLDEDSEGLLLLTNDGDLAQQLMHPKYGIEKTYEVQVAGNPDSADLQQLTTGIWLSDGRVKAKFVRKIKSQGNSTWIRIVLAEGKNREIRRMLARLKHKVVRLKRVAIGPIRLDRLAKGKSRKLALHEIEFLRKAVEMKRTAAAQKVPAAKPKASKQEK
- the brxL gene encoding BREX system Lon protease-like protein BrxL; the encoded protein is MALFDEHPLSELDTKAHALLGEKVVIKALTQSSAFHGLPRYVSEYLIAKYVKPATWRDDLGKIQEKIRELLPNLEYREILKERLLSKGEVTLIDQVEVRVDLRGGQRWGNIQAISDNKVRVAGSLLEANPGLLLGGMWGTLKIRYSPEIDSDYPNELVSFTPFQVGVPNISEYREIRSKFTTQEWTELMLQSCGYHPGAVPEKRTRWLLLARLLPLVERNINLIELGPRQTGKTFLLRNISPRVFTMSGGKTTPANLFVNLATKQVGILGTRKVIVFDEIAHTVFSEDETISTLKDYMESGHFSRGSLAFQSDASLVFAGNLDVDDGLPDEKYLHLFEPLPKQLIDSAFMDRMHGYLPGWEIPKIHREMLANGIGFLTDYFGEVLARLREDHYSDRVRSIQLQPGATRRDTNAVERISSGMLKLIFPHGEVTDEELHEVVTFACELRQRVHQQLVALAPGEFKPRLIAPTGIEQFAGKDLSRSVTAATQDRLNTESVIGAVTGLAVISSDGKEIGGDTILIQVSCIRGTAGVEVTGIHGRVLKDSVRTAYNIVRARFREFGVSENRLQSQTVAVHLVRIAEPKEGPSAGLAFVVGIVSALTNRAIKAGFAFTGEVALHGEVTEVGGVRHKVLAAARAGRQHVVFPALNAKDLDSQDVSGIQLHPVNTVQEALAICLEP
- a CDS encoding dihydroorotate dehydrogenase electron transfer subunit, with product MHALQAPVVWNRQIAERTWQIRLICPTIAQQISPGQFVMVRLPDSTDPLLGRPFALYDCIADDTGSYFAIDIVYLVVGKITEKMTHLQPGNNLEIWGPLGKGFPLSQAWSVVNCVAGGIGQTPFLAYANELLGQKAYAGRQRQQYTSAVRLYYGVRTAAYAAGINDFQNAGCEVHLATDDGSSGTTGRVTEILAQQQPEGLLVGCGPEPMLHALIGYANTRNQECYVSLETPMACGFGVCFSCVTQVKTATGWDYQRVCVDGPVFRADQLVLPGKTH
- a CDS encoding TerB family tellurite resistance protein — protein: MKIVLLIIGIGAVCALPILVIYFTFYRRTSQAIWYRELKKQLDALRQFETQVQEKQRTIDEDFASIIRKDHLERYLNELPSYQLEKYSGIGPATISSLRAHGLKYVHEVLEYSLEQIDGIGEKKSSSIKVVCRSHLKEAESRFQAKACREAIECDQAIAKEQQRRVVVAQDLAQDKQYLLVWQAHLAPFQKLAENIHMLNFILRKLPPENMPPIPAMAKKAPHPETRKETEPESVTMNQANRRNQEKTHPPAPSRTQAKPEQANEAIIHGDLFAQELQRTKNNSKKQPTGLPRLRTACRLCFVIAKSDGRVTLAERATINKILIRHAGRDKELAAQVPKLLQEVELNNSSFEEVVAEVVTNFQQKEWPELLEIIREVADGSGNHTPEWENVRRFEEFIREKQHVVVAKEEPPPVITPPPEPPKPTIEQCRNNLEIATDTELTAELVRRQYHLLMDRYAATRFEQHAGEFQELALRKREAIATSATFLLDSMGEQLELPSAKPPEDIRHNPDLDDIFGV
- a CDS encoding aldose epimerase family protein yields the protein MRNLFLGLGFLTTLQLASAAPGVSIKPYGTLDDGTKINEYVLQNGTDARIHVINYGGIITQIHVPDKNGKYADVALGCSSLKDYVEGHPYFGAIVGRVANRTANAKFSLNGKDYQLFANNGPHHLHGGKKGFDKVVWDITVPDKTKPVLVLKYTSKDGEEGYPGNLSIQVTYTLDDKNAIHCEYSATTDKATPVNLTQHSYFNLAGHDQGTILDHVLQLNAPEFTRSDKTMIPTGVIAPVKGTPFDFTTPTVIGKRFKQLEGEPLGYDLNFVLVAGRELKLAAVVMEPKSGRTLTVSTTEPGLQFYTGNFLDGKQKGKGLLYKQYSGFCLEAQHYPDSANQKSFPSIILKPGEKYQQHTVYQFGVAK
- a CDS encoding DUF1501 domain-containing protein, with product MFPMNEKTRREFVKLSSMGVFGVGMSGWMNVLAARAEQAAPTGLAKRIVLIWQDGGPSHKDTWDLKPTSKGAGQFKQIKTSAPGVMISEHLPKLSKFMHKGTIIRGMSTSEGAHPRAKYTMHTGYREGQGGVNYPSIGSIVAQEIGNKELPIPNYVTIGARSYGSGFLGPKYSPLVINNPTSGVADLAASVGARQFSNRVDLLQEMESAFYHEYRAQQINDHKTNYARAVTMMQSKEAKAFDLSGETSETKARYGSGTFNQSCLMARRLLEVGVPFVEVSIGGWDNHQDIFSRLSTNLLPAVDGGVSALLTDLQDRSMLDSTLVIIMGEFGRTPNINTRSANPGRDHYPRAWSLAMFGGGVKGGYVHGRTDKEGAVVEEGKTSAQDFMATVCALTGIDYKKENITPSQRPIRIVDKVGKPVEAILS
- a CDS encoding polynucleotide kinase-phosphatase, which gives rise to MLLQVPEFCLILLVGPSGSGKSTFAAKHFRASEVLSSDFFRELLTDDPANQQVSAEAFHHLRQIAETRLKWLRLTVIDATNLQPEMRHDFVQLARSQHTPVVAITFELPEKICREQNNLRARPVPERVITSQVKLQQRFQPKMDTEGFHRILRLRSIDEINAVQLIRERMKHNQRECTGPFDLIGDVHGCYQELLQLLHHLGYEVQGIFPQPIQISHPQGRRLIFVGDLVDRGPATPEVLHLVMCGVAQGNIFCVRGNHDDKLLRKLQGSNVSISHGLQQSLEQLEIQSPEFRQQVVEFLQSLPLHLIFDQGKLVVAHAGMKEEYHGRVSEKIRAFCIFGDTTNESDQYGLPVRLDWAANYRGRAKVVYGHTPCWNSTWHNNTICIDNGCVFGGKLTALRYPENELSSVPALAAYAPTRRPFIPAESSESVPPLPISGVETLNIKDFSGKLVVPTNFLGNVTIREHQSAAALELICGLPFDPRWLIYVPPTMAHVHVSQVGDFLEHPEEAFAYFARHGVRQLMCQTKHMGSRCIVVVARSPEVIQTRFGIPDSHGGIAYTRTGKRFFRDERTERKFLARLRLALDQSLLWEQLKTDWLCIDGELLPWGYKADELIRTQYLQTGAAGYHALHQLQTGIRNQTDDRLHDFRQAMTARLECLEQYQRSLQHFISPTVTESDIRFAPFQILAGENQVYDAHSHQWQMDTLENLVCQQEDLLQRTQYIVVDTSQPESCASGTQWWLGITNAGNEGMVVKPLDPVETTQGKAVQPAMKVRGREYLRLIFGPEYTLPHLLARLRERTNTRKHGLALREYALGIQGLHHFVNREPHRMVLQCAFGVLALESEPVFSP